The genomic segment TGTGCTCATTGTTTAAATTGTTTAATGTTCAAAATCAAGACTTTTCACAACAGCCCAATAACGCGGTCTATTATATGCTATCATCTTCCAAAAAAGGGAAGAAAAAGGAGAAAAAATTCTGTCTGACGCTATAATAAGTCTTAAGTCTGTTGTATTTTATCGGACAGTCTCTAGGGAACAGCAAGGAGGAAAAAATTATGGACGAAGCTGAAATCAAGCAGTATATGGATACCGAAAAAGCGCTGGAGAGAATACGGGGAAACAAAAAACTTTTAAAAACGCTATTGACGCATTTTATGAACACCCAAGATCAGGTCGCTCAGTTGAAGCGAGAGGTCAAAGTGAACGATAAGGATGGCGCGGCCAAGAGTGCTCACGCCATTAAAGGTGTGGCGGCCAATCTTTCTATGACGGCTCTTTACGACCAAAGCGTTTCCTTTGAGGCGTTGCTAAAAAGCGGCGGTGATACGGGTGATATGGCGGAGGGCTTCGGAACTTTCGAGACCGCTTATAAGAAAACGCTGGAGTGCGTGGAAGCTCTTCTTCGGAATTTTCCCGCTTGAGACCGCGAAGTGGTAAAATAGGCGCTTGATTACGATTTTCATTACGATTTTCATAAAGATGAATTTCGAGAGAGACAAGTTCTCGAACGAGGAGGAATAGCTTAAAATGAAGATTTTTTTGTCCTTGGTCCATATCGTTCTGAGCCTGACGCTGATGGTGGTTGTGTTGCTGCAGCACCGTAAGCAAGGCGGTTTTGGTGGGGCCTTCGGGGGCGGAACGCAAGCGGATGTTGGGCAATGGCAGCGTTTTACGGGTTTGACAAAGCTGACGGTGCTCTTGGCGGGGTTTTTTATGTTAACCTCTCTATTGTTGATTTTGATCTAGGGCAAGCTGGCCCTGGACAAATCCGAAATTCACGTGAGGCCTACAACGGATCGAAAATGTTGAATTCCTTGAGAGATGTAATGGAACTGAAGATAGATGGGGATAGATTCCTCAGCGCCACCCACGAGGAAATACGTTCGGGACTTACCACAGATGTCTACTTCATCAACACCCGCGACGTACTTGCGTCCGTGGGACGTTTGGATGTGGAGGTGACGGCCGAAATCTTCGCCAGGAAACAGGG from the Synergistaceae bacterium genome contains:
- a CDS encoding Hpt domain-containing protein, encoding MDEAEIKQYMDTEKALERIRGNKKLLKTLLTHFMNTQDQVAQLKREVKVNDKDGAAKSAHAIKGVAANLSMTALYDQSVSFEALLKSGGDTGDMAEGFGTFETAYKKTLECVEALLRNFPA
- the secG gene encoding preprotein translocase subunit SecG codes for the protein MKIFLSLVHIVLSLTLMVVVLLQHRKQGGFGGAFGGGTQADVGQWQRFTGLTKLTVLLAGFFMLTSLLLILI